In the genome of Sphingopyxis sp. YF1, the window TCCCCAAGTCGAAGGTCCTCGAAGTGCAGGAAGGCGACCAGGTCAAGCGCGGCGACGCGCTGATCAGCGGTTCGCCGAACCCGCACGACATCCTCGACGTCATGGGCGTCGAGGCGCTGGCCGAATATCTGGTCGCGGAGATCCAGGAAGTCTATCGACTCCAGGGCGTGAAGATCAACGACAAGCACATCGAGGTGATCGTTCGCCAGATGCTGCAGAAGGTCGAGATCACGGCGGGCGGCGACACCACGTTGCTGCCCGGCGAGCAGCTCGATTATCTGGAGATGATGGAGTATAACGCCAAGCTGCCGAAGAACGGCGTGCCCGCGGAAGGCCGTCCGGTCCTCCTCGGCATCACCAAGGCGTCGCTGCAGACCCGCAGCTTCGTTTCGGCGGCGTCCTTCCAGGAGACGACCCGCGTCCTCACCGAGGCTTCGGTGCAGGGCAAGATCGACTCGCTGCAGGGTCTCAAGGAAAACGTCATCGTCGGCCGCCTGATCCCGGCGGGTACCGGCGCGGCGATGAACCGCGTCCGCGTGACCGCTTCGTCGAAGGATGCCGCGCTTCGCGCCGCGATGCGCGCCGCGAACCAGGAGCATCTGATCGCGCCGCAGACCGCCGCCGAGGAACATGCCGCCGAACTGGCGCAGGGTCCCGAAGCCGCGATCGGCGACGATCCGCTCGGCAAGGTGCAGGGCGAGGACTTCACCACCGACGATGTCGCGGTGATGGATCGCCCGGAGGATGAAGGCGAGGCGTAAGCGCCGCGGCCTTCCGGCCTGAATGAAAAAGAGCCCCGCCGGAGCGATCCGGCGGGGCTTTTTCATGCGCGTGGCGGTGCGATGCGCGCGCCCCGCGGCGCCGGTTTGATTTGAATGCGGGGTGGCGGCGGTGGTAGGGCGGCCGGCATGATCGATGTTCCCTTGTTTCTCGCTTTTCTGGTCGCTGCCGCGATCCTGACGGTCACCCCCGGGGTCGATACCGCGATGGTGCTGCGCGCGGCGACCGTCGACGGCCGCCGGGCCGGCATCGCGGCTTCCGCCGGGATCATCTTGGGCTGCCTGATCTGGGGCGCTGCGGTGTCGCTGGGGCTGGGGGCGGTGCTGAAGGCATCGGAACTGGCCTATGCGGTCGTCAAATTTGCCGGTGCGGCCTATCTTGTCTGGCTGGGCGCGAAGCTTCTGCTGCATCCGCGCGCGGTGCTGGAAGGCGCCGCGGACGGCGCCGCGAGCAGTCGCCGCGATGCATTCGGCAGGGGCTTCCTGACGAACATGCTCAATCCGAAGATCGGTATATTCTATATTACCTTCCTGCCCCAGTTCGTGCCGGCGGGGGCGGATGTCGCCGGATATTCCTTCTTCCTCGCGGGGGTGCACATCCTGCTGACCCTCGTCTGGTTCGCGGTGCTGATCGCGGCGACCGCGCCGCTCGGAAAGTTCCTGCGCAAACCGAGCGCAATCGGCGGGCTCGACCGGTTGACCGGCGGTATCTTTGTCGCGTTCGGGCTGAAGCTCGCGACATCGTCGGCCCGCTGAGCCGCGGACCCCGACGCAAGGCCCGCCGGTCAGACCGGCGGGCCCCTGTGCGTGGAAATATGCGGGCCGGTGCGACGGCGCCTGAACGGCGGCCGGCCCGGGGCTGCGTTACGGCGCGAGGATCGCGACGGTGATATACAGCAGCAGCGGCAGGCCGAAGCCCAGAAGCGTCAGGCCGACGAAGCCGACGCGCGTCCACAAGACGTCGATGCCGAAGTGGTCGGCCATGCCGGCGCAGACGCCGAAGACCATGCCATCGCGACGATTCTTGCGAAAACCCTGTTTCATTTCTGTCCTTTCCATCCCGGCCAGGGAGGCCGGCGTTTTAGGTGGCGTGGTGGCGGGGCCAGCCGATCAGACGATCAGCTGACCAACCTGCGCACCATTCTGACCGGCGATCGCGAGCAGCATGATCGACGCATAGAGCGAAGCGAAAGCGGCGAGCGCGTAGCTCTTGACGGCGTGGGCGTTGAAGTGGGCCATGAGTTTGTCCTTCCTGTATCCTTCCAGCCGGACCATCCGGTGGATGCCCAATGTAATGCAGGAGGCGTGCCAATTTCATTCATTGGCGGTTAAGCGCGGTTTTTCCGTGCTGGAAACTTTATTTCAATGCGTAATTTCCCGCTAACATGGATTAATTCCCATAAGGCGGTAAAAAATTGTGATGCGGTCGACGAGCCCCGGGCTGGCGCGGTGCCGGGCGTTCAGCTAGTCGCAAAGACCGATGACGCTCGCCCGCCTTTCGCTGACCGATTTTCGCAACCATGCCGCCGCGGAGCTGGTCGCCGCGCCGGGGCTCGTCGCGCTGCACGGCGACAATGGCGTGGGCAAGACCAACATCCTGGAGGCGATCTCGCTGCTCGCGCCCGGGCGCGGGCTGCGCCGCGCGCCGCTGTCCGACATGGTGCGCGACGGCGCGGCCGGCGGGTTCGCGGTGTTCGCCGAGGTGCAGCCCGACGCCGCGCTGCCCCCCGTCGCGCTGGGCACCGGGATCGAGCCTGCGCATCCCAAACGGCGCATTGTGCGGATCAACGGCGCGGCGGCGGCGGCGACCGCGCTCGGCGACTGGCTGGCGATCCTGTGGCTGACCCCGGCGATGGACCGGCTGTTCGTAGAGACCGCGGGCAACCGGCGGCGCTTCCTCGACCGGCTGGTGCTCGCGCTCGACCCGCGCCACGCGCAGCACGGCAATCGCTACGAAGCCGCGATGCGCGCGCGCGGCAAGTTGCTGACCGACCTCGCGGGCGCCGACCGCCAGTGGCTGGCGAGCCTCGAGGCGCAGCTCGCCGAGCATGGCGCGGCGATCGATGCGGCGCGGCAGCGGGCGCTGGCGGCGCTGTCGGCCGAACTGGCGGGGCAGCCCGACGCGCCGTTCGCGCGGCCGCTGCTGACGCTGGTCGATGCCGGGGGTGCGCCGCGCGACGCGCCGTGGACGGCCGAGGCGCTGCGCGAGCTGTTCGCCGAGCGCCGCCGCATCGACGCCGCGGCGGGCCGCGCGACCGCGGGGCCGCACCGCGACGATCTGGCCGCGATCCACGCCGCCTCGGGACGCGGCGCGGCGCGCTGTTCCACCGGCGAACAAAAGGCGATGCTGCTCTCGCTCGTCCTTGCGCACAGCGACT includes:
- a CDS encoding LysE family translocator codes for the protein MIDVPLFLAFLVAAAILTVTPGVDTAMVLRAATVDGRRAGIAASAGIILGCLIWGAAVSLGLGAVLKASELAYAVVKFAGAAYLVWLGAKLLLHPRAVLEGAADGAASSRRDAFGRGFLTNMLNPKIGIFYITFLPQFVPAGADVAGYSFFLAGVHILLTLVWFAVLIAATAPLGKFLRKPSAIGGLDRLTGGIFVAFGLKLATSSAR
- a CDS encoding PspC domain-containing protein, encoding MKQGFRKNRRDGMVFGVCAGMADHFGIDVLWTRVGFVGLTLLGFGLPLLLYITVAILAP
- the recF gene encoding DNA replication/repair protein RecF, with translation MTLARLSLTDFRNHAAAELVAAPGLVALHGDNGVGKTNILEAISLLAPGRGLRRAPLSDMVRDGAAGGFAVFAEVQPDAALPPVALGTGIEPAHPKRRIVRINGAAAAATALGDWLAILWLTPAMDRLFVETAGNRRRFLDRLVLALDPRHAQHGNRYEAAMRARGKLLTDLAGADRQWLASLEAQLAEHGAAIDAARQRALAALSAELAGQPDAPFARPLLTLVDAGGAPRDAPWTAEALRELFAERRRIDAAAGRATAGPHRDDLAAIHAASGRGAARCSTGEQKAMLLSLVLAHSDCVARARAQRPVLLLDEVAAHLDPMRRAALYERLAGQGGQAWLTGTEAALFEDMPGPVTRFRIAGGRIAPG